The DNA region CCAGAAACGGATCCTGAAGGAATTCACGATGTATTACTACCCAACAAATACGTTCCTAAAGTATTTGAAATTGGAGAAGAAATAGTTGTTTTTGTGTACTTGGATCACGAGCAACGTCCTGTTGCAACTACTTTAGAACCTTATATTTTATTGAACGAATTTGCACTTTTACGTGTAAATTACATCAATCAGGTTGGGGCTTTTATGGACTGGGGAATGGAAAAAGACATTCTGGTGCCGTTTAAGGAACAAGCCCGACCAATGGAAAAAGGAAAGCGTTATCTGGTTTATCTTTACATGGATCAAAAGACGAATCGTTTAGTGGCTTCTAGTAAAACCAATCAATTTTTGAGTAATGATGAACTTACAGTTGAAAAAGGCGAAGAAGTAGATTTAATTGTTTCTCATATTACAGAAATAGGGATTAATGTAATTATCAACGAAAAACACAAAGGGCTTTTATACAAAGACGAAGTGTATGATGATAGTATTCGTACTGGAGACAGAATGTGTGGTTACATTAAAAATATCCGACCTGATCATAAAATAGATGTTTCGTTGCAAAAATTAGGCTATGAAGGAGTCGAACCTAATGCTGATAAGATATTGGACGAATTAAGAGCTAGCCGTGGATTTTTAAGATTAAATGATAATTCGCATCCAGAAGATATCAAAACGGTGCTTAAGATGAGTAAAAAGACTTTTAAGAAAGCAATTGGTGCTTTGTACAAAGAAAAACTGATAGAAATTAAAGAAGACGGAATTTATCTTGTAAAGGAATAAAAAAAGAAAGACTAATCCTGATGGTTAGTCTTTCTCTTTTATAAGCTCTCTTATTTTTGGACAACTTATAACTTATTAAACAATTGGAAACTATGTTGTAGTTTCACGTTAACCGTTCTTTCTTTATCTTTTTTTAACGCTAATTGAAGTTTGGAATCTCATTTTGCATTACAGCCTTTGGTAGAAAAAATAATGTTGGATTTTACACTTTTATTTTAAAGATATTACATCTGTGTATAGTAATCCAAAATGGTTACCGTAGGTGCTACTTTGAATAAATTCTAACCGCTTTCAGTGTTCCCCAATTGGGCTCTTTCTTTCCGTAGAACAAATTTAATAACATACTAAAAAGAGTGATAAAGCTTGTTGATTTTTTCAATATTCTTTTTTTAAGTTAATAAATCAGTTAGAAACTCTATAGCTAATTTGAATTGTAAATTATTCACCAATTCTAGAACTAACTACATTTAAAATTAATAAAAAAAGTTTTAGTTGATAGAAAAAAAGGATATAATCATAAAAATTAACATTTTTTAGGACTTTAACCTGAGAATGATTACTCTTTAAAATCAATACTTTTTCAAGGTCAGAAAACGGAAAAATCATTTGTATTTTGAACTTACATTTTCTGATTTAGTTACAATTTCTTGAATTACAGTATCTAACTCTTCGCTGGAAACAATTATACTGTCTATTAAAAATTCCTTTTCTTCTTCACTATTTTTATTCTCTTTAAGCAAGTTGGTTATAGCTAATATTCTGGATAAAGGGGTTCTAACCACATGCGATTGTATCCATGTTATTTCTTTTAATACTTCATTTTGGTTTTCAATTTTTTTGGTGTGTTCGATGTTGTTTTTAAAACTTTCTTCAAGACCGTTAAATAATTTAGGAACTAAGGAACAAATTAAAAAGCTAAGGAAGATTAAATTGGAAAAAACAGCGAAGAGTTCGTTGGTTTTAAACGTTACTAGATGTGAGGGTGTTAATTCAAGGTAATAAAGACTGATATATAAAATGGAGATGTATAAATTTATGAGTGCTGGTGTAAATTGATTTTTAAAGGTGTAAATAAAAGTAGACAAAAAACAGGCAGCTAGTAAATAGAGTGTACTATTTAGACCAACAAAATAGATAAGTGAAAAACTTAAGGTATAGACTGTTCCAATAAATAAGAGTTTACGTTTTTTAATCTTAATTCCTTTTTTAATACCAATGAACAATGCCGTAGTAACGGATAGTAAATCAATCCAAACCATAACATAGAGTTTGGCATCATTAGCCCAAATTACAGATGGGACCAGGGCAATAACACTTAGAGGGATGATGTAAACAATAGTATTGACAAACATGTCATCGCGCCAAAATTCTAAATCTTTATTTTCATTGTTAGAAAATAAGATATTCTGTCTGATTGCAGAGGTATATTTGTTCCATAAATTCATAATAAAGCTATATTTATGGTAGGAATTATTGTAAATATACTAATAAAAAAGAAATAAAAGTGTGTTTTAAGTAGGAAATTTTAGCTAATGAACTTTTCGTTAATAATAAGGGGTAAAAGAGTGTTCTCTTTTTTAACTAAAATAAAACTTCGAATAGATTAAGTCTAAAAAATGAATTAATTTTACACTATAATAATTAAAACCATTACAATGGATTGGATAACTGCTAAAGAATACGAAGATATCACTTATAAAAAATGCAACGGTGTTGCTAGAATTGCTTTCAATAGACCAGATGTTCGAAATGCTTTTCGACCTAAAACTACTTCAGAACTTTTAGATGCTTTTCATGATGCCCAAGAAGATACTTCGATTGGTGTTGTCTTGCTTTCTGCTGAAGGTCCAAGTACTAAAGATGGAATTTGGTCGTTTTGTAGTGGAGGGGATCAAAAAGCACGTGGACATCAAGGATATGTAGGTGAAGATGGTTATCATCGTTTGAATATTTTAGACGTTCAAAGATTAATCCGTTTTATGCCAAAAGCAGTTATTGCTGTCGTTCCAGGATGGGCTGTAGGAGGAGGTCATAGTTTGCATGTAGTGTGTGATATGACTCTGGCTAGTAAAGAACACGCTATCTTTAAACAAACCGATGCTGATGTTACTAGTTTTGATGGAGGTTATGGATCGGCGTATTTAGCTAAGATGGTCGGGCAGAAAAAAGCCAGAGAAATTTTCTTCTTAGGACGTAATTATTCCGCTCAAGAAGCTTTTGAGATGGGAATGGTGAATGCTGTTGTTCCTCATGACGAATTAGAAGCTACCGCTTACGAATGGGCTCAGGAAATATTAGCAAAATCACCTACATCAATCAAAATGCTAAAATTTGCCATGAATCTTACAGATGACGGTATGGTAGGGCAACAAGTTTTTGCAGGAGAGGCCACACGATTAGCTTACATGACAGAAGAGGCTAAAGAGGGGAGAAATGCGTTCTTAGAAAAAGAAAACCAAATTTTGAAAAGAAATGGTTACCTTAATTAAGTAAGTAGAATGCAGTTTTAAGTAAGCAGTAACTGAACTGATTATTAAACGAATCGATTTTTAAATTTTGTGCCTTTGTGGCAAGAAAAAAGAATATATGAAACACTGGATTGAAGCCGCAAGATTGCGCACTTTACCTTTATCGGTATCAGGAATTATAGTAGGAAGTATGTATGCTTTGGCTAATCCTACCGATGCAATATTAACACCAACAGAAGTATTCAATTGGAGACTTTTTGGTTTTGCTATTCTTACCACCTTAGGATTGCAAATTCTTTCCAATTTTGCCAATGATTATGGCGATGGTATGAAAGGAACCGATAATGAAGACCGAATAGGGCCTAAACGTGCTATCCAAAGTGGCGTTATTTCGCCAGCTGCTATGAAACGCGCTATTGTAATCACCTCGTTTTTGACTTTGCTTTCGGCAATTGCATTAATTTATTATGCTTTTGGGTACGAGCATTTGTACTATTCTATTTTTTATTTGGTATTAGGGATTTTAGCGATTTTATCGGCTATTCGTTATACAGTTGGGAACACAGCTTATGGATATCGCGGATATGGCGATTTGTTTGTTTTTATTTTCTTCGGCTTAGTTAGTACTTTAGGCGTTAATTTTTTGTATTCTAAAGAGGCAGAGCCTTTGCTTATTTTGCCAGCAATGGCTGTAGGTTTTCTAAGTGTTGGGGTTTTAAATCTAAATAATATGCGAGATGAAGCCTCGGACAAAAAAGGGGGTAAAAATACCATTGTGGTTAAAATTGGAGGTGAAAAAGCTAAAAAGTACCACTATTTTTTAGTTGGTGGCGCAATGTTTTTAGTGTTCCTTTTTGCAGTTTTATTTGATTTATATGCTGATCCTTATCCAGGGCAAATTAATTTTGATTTATATCTTTTTCTTGTAGCTTATTTCCCTTTGATTAAACATTTAATAAGGGTATCAAAAAATAAAGAACCTAGAGATTTAGATCCAGAATTAAAAAAGTTAGCCTTAAGTACTTTTGCGCTTTCGGTATTGTTGTCATTGTGTATGATTTACTTTTTCTCAGATATTATTGTTAATGCCTTTTTAGGCGGAAGGTAAGCTAGTACCTAGTACCTAGTACCTAGTACCTAGTGATTAGTAAATTATAAATTATAAAATGAAAAGTGAATTACGAATTACCAACCGCAAAAAAACAATGGCTAACCACTGGTAATCAGTGATATATGATAAATAAGCAAGAATAAAGTGAAAAAAATAAAGAGAATAGATGCTAAAAGCTAAGAACTAGTTACTAATCACTAGGCACTAAGGACTACTCACTCAAAAACAAAAAATATGAAAATAACCTATTACGGACACGCTGCTTTAGGGATTAAAGTAGGTGGAAAACACATTATTGTTGATCCTTTTATTTCGGCAAATCCTTTAGCGGAACATATAGATATTAATGAATTAAAAGCCGATTATATTTTGATCACGCACGCACATGGAGATCATGTTTTGGATGTAGAAGCTATTGCGCAACGAACAGGAGCAGTTGTCGTTTCTAATGCTGAAATTGCGGGTCATTATGCTGCCAAAGGTTTTCAGGCACATCCAATGAATCACGGTGGAAGTTGGAATTTCGACTTCGGGAAAGTAAAATATGTTAATGCGGTGCATTCTAGTTCGTTTCCTGATGGAACTTATGGGGGAAATCCAGGTGGTTTTGTAATTGAAGGCGAACATAAAAACATTTACATTGCTGGCGATACTGCTTTGACTATGGATATGAAATTGATTCCTATGCGAACCAAACTCGATTTGGCTATATTCCCTATCGGAGACAATTTTACGATGGATGTTCAAGACGCTATTTTAGCTTCTGATTTTGTGGAATGCGATAAGGTATTAGGTTATCACTATGATACTTTTGGCTATATCAAAATTGATCATAAAGCGGCAATTCAGGCCTTTTTTGATAAAGGAAAAGATTTGATGTTGCTTGAAATTGGTGATAGTATCGAATTGTAATTTTTTTAGGAGCTACTTCCAGCTGTACGTTTCAAACGAAGTTCACTGAACTCAAATGTAAATATAAGTTAAGTGAAGTAATCTCTTGTGGCGAACCACGCCACCAGAGGATTTTTACTTCCATCTGGGCTAGTTTTGTATCGTTAATAAACTACATTTAGTGAAAAAAATAATTTTTGTGCTATTCGTTAGCATTTTTTGTCAGAGTGTTTTTGCTCAAAAAACCGGTTATTGGGACAAGGAAAGAGCAACCTATAAAGAAATTATGGTTTCGGCACGAGACCGAATTGTTGTAGAAACCGATGATTTTCCAGCAGGAACCACCGAATTAATTTACAGAATTACATTGCTTGATGATAATCAAAAAATGGCTGGAAGTCTGGTTTCTGTTTTAAAATCAATTCCGGACCCAACAGGGATTAGTCAGGGTTCGGCAGGAGCTGTTTTTTTGATGTCTAAAATCTCAGGAGATGATAAATGCAAATACGCTATTTTTTCCAAAAGTGATTTGGCTAAAAATTACGGAACCACAGGTGAAACGGTCGATGCTTGTTTGGTGCAAAATACCGCCATTAGTAAAGATGCTAAGCGACTTTCTATTGATAAATCGGCTTGTTTGAAATCCAATGCTGCTAAATTGTATTTTGGTTTCGAAAGCTCGAATTGGATTATGAAACAAAAAATCGTTCTAGAAGTAGTGCCGTGGGTAGATGCAAAATTAAGTAGAGGTTGGACACTTGAAAACAGAAAAAACATCATCAGTCAGTGTAAAACTTCGGCTTTAGCTCGAAAAATGGCTAATTCGGATGATTTTTGTGTTTGTATTGCCGAGAAAATCCAAAAACAATATACTTTTCAGGAATTCCAAAAACTGTTGCCTATGGAACAAACGAAGGCGTATAAGGATTTTGGAGCGAGTTGTTTTGAGGAAACAGGAATTGCTAAAACGGTTTTTAATGATTTAAGAACAAAAGCGTCAAATAGCGTTAAAAATGGCGATTACAGTGCTGCAATTAAAACGTATAATGAAATTGTTAACCAAGGAAAAGCAACCGCTACGGATTATGCTAATTTAGGAAATTCCTATTTGTTGACGAAGCAGTATGCTAAAGCAATCAAAGTCCTAAAAGAAGGGGAAAAGAAAGATGATACCGAATTGTTAGTCAAAATCAATTTGGCTCATGCATATCTATTAAATGGCGAATTCGCTAAAGCTAAAAGTATTTATAAAGAATACCAGAATCAAAATGTAACAGACAATCTTAGCTGGACTCAAAAAATCAAAGATGATTTTCAGGCTTTTGCGAAAGCTGGAATCCAAAATGATAATTTTGATAAGATTTTGAAGTTGATAAAGTGATTTTAACCATTAAGGCTATTAAGTTGAGTTAAGAATTTTTAAAATTTGGTTAAATATTTAAGAAAAACCTCTAGTTTAATAATAACAAAGCTATCTATGTAAAATATAAGTGAAATTATTGATTCATATTCTGATAAATATTTCGCAATTAAGCAGCAAGCTCGAAAATATATTTTGAATGGTTCGAATGTGGATGATAAAGAACGGTTAAATATTCTACATAGACCTTGGGTTGCTCCTTTTAATTGGGGTTTAATGATTTATAAAGGTGCTAGTAAAGAAGTTATATGTGGATTTCAATATGAAAATGAAATTATAATTCCAGCTTTTTATAAAGAGTTTTTAGAGATTATTAACGGATGTTTTTTGTATGATATGTCACTGTTTGGTATAATTGAATCATTTACAAGAAGTTTTTTGCAATGTCATAGTTTGCAAACTGCTAATGTTTATTGGAAAAATAGTTTTAAAGTTGATAAAACATTTTTTATTTTGGCGGATCTCCTTATAGTTATGAAGAAAATGTAGGTTATTTTTATGATGGGAATAAAATAATATCTATTCGTAAAAATGGTGAGATAGTTGGTGAATGGAATGATTTCTCTATGTTTTTAAATGATGAAATTAGTAAATCATAGAAAAGAATGTTGAAAGAAACACCAGCTAACATTAAATTAATAGTTATGGATTAAAATAGGGCTAGTTCTAATGTACTTAAAAACTTTGCGAATACTTTGAGTCCTTCGCGGTAACAGAGCACCATTTGCGGTAAAATATAATAAATGAAAGCAACATACCATAATTACATCCTCAATTTTAAACGACCATCAGGGACTTCTCGTGGTGTGATGACTGACAAAGAAACCTGGTTTCTTGTTTTGGAAAAAGACGGTAAAAAAGGAATAGGAGAGTGCGGAATCTTAAGAGGATTAAGTGCTGATGATCGACCAGATTATGAAGAAAAATTGCAATGGACTTGCGCTAATATTCATTTGGGCAAAGACGTGCTTTGGGAAGCATTGATTGAATTTCCTTCGATACAGTTTGGAGTCGAAATGGCTTTTCTATCCTTAGCAAGTGAAACGCCTTTCTTGCTCTTTCCATCAGCCTTCACTAATGGGGAGAAATCAATCGACATTAACGGTTTGATTTGGATGGGTGAGGCTGCTTTTATGAAGGAACAAATCGAGGAAAAACTAGCTCAAGGTTTTCGTTGTGTCAAACTTAAAATTGGCGCCATTGATTTCGAAAAAGAACTAGAATTACTACGTTATATTCGTCAATATTTTACTCCGGAGCAGGTTGAAATTAGGGTAGATGCTAATGGTGCTTTTGGTTTAGATGAAGCTTTAGATAAATTAAATAAATTATCTGTATTTCAATTACATAGTATAGAACAGCCTATTCAAAAAAACAATACTGACAGGATGTCAGAGCTATGTAAAACAACGCCTTTTCCGATTGCTTTAGATGAGGAATTGATAGGTGTGTTTTCATTGGAAGAAAAAGAACAATTACTGCAAAAAATTAAGCCGCAATACATCATTTTAAAGCCAAGTTTTGTAGGTGGTTTTAAAGGAACTCAAGAGTGGATTAGCCTAGCCGAAAAGTATCAAATTGGCTGGTGGATTACCTCTGCATTAGAAAGTAATATAGGTTTAAATGCTATCGCGCAATGGACGTATACATTGCAAAATCCGATGCCTCAGGGTTTAGGAACCGGTGCTTTGTACACCAATAATTTTGATTGTCCGCTTGAGGTTTCAGCAGGGCAATTATGGTATAAAACAAATAAAAACTGGGATTTTTATTTTGATCAATTAGCTGTTTTATAGTTTTTTACTTAGCTTAGTTGTAGTTATAATTGAATAGAAGTGATTTTAATTATCAAGCTGTATTTAAATGAATGCTAAAAGTACTACCTAATCCAAGTTCGCTTTCAACACCAATAGTTCCATTTTGAGCTTCAATAAATTCCTTAGAAATAGCGAGTCCTAATCCTGTACCTGATTTATGACTGCCCGGAATTTGGAAGTATTTTTCAAAGATTTTGTTTTTATAGTGGCTATCAAATTGCGTTAGTTAAAAAATTGATTAACACCCAACTTGTTTTTTCTTTGTCGGCTTTGACTAAGGGCAAATTGGCTTCTGCGACAATGCTTATTTCAATTTGCTTTTGTTCGGTCTTTGTTTTGACGGCTTTAGTTGCATGGCTAACAATTTCGTAGGGATTGCTTTTCTCAATATTTAATTGGATTTTACCTGTTTCTACTTGAGATAATTCTAATAATTCCCCCGTAATTTTTAGTAATTGCTGACTATCGTCTTTAATACTTTCAATAAGTTGTTTTTGGTCTTCATTGATACCGCCTGTGTTTGGGTTTTCAAGTAATTGCAAACTCATTTTTATAGAGGAAATCGGCGTTTTTAATTCATGAGAAACCGTTGCTATAAAATTGGTTTTCGCAAAGTTCAATTCTTTAAAAAAAGTAATATTGCGCAATATGATTACATTCCCAATTTCAATAGCTTTCTCTTCGCCTGTGGGAGTAATGGTGATATTTACCTGCTCTTTTTCGAAATAGCTTTCTTTCGAATCGGCATAAATTTTCATTGGTTTTTTTGAATTTTCTGCATCATTCAATACAAGAGAACGCATCAAGTCATTTGTTTTAGCAATTTCTATAGCTGCTTTCCCAATACTATCTTCTTTTTTTAATCCTAAGATTTTCAGTGCTTCATCGTTGATGAATAGAATGATTCCTTCATAATCCAAACCAATAATAGGGTCGTGCATATTATTGATTAAGGTTTCCAAACGTTTTTTTTCAAAAGATAATTTATACAAGTAATGTTGTGGTATTCTTGAAGTTTTTCGGCCATGGTATTGAATGATTTGGCTAAATCTCCAAATTCATTATGATGCCAAAAATGCACTCTTTCGGAGTAGTTTTTATTTGCGATTTCTTTAATACTGGCGGTCAATTCTTTGATGGGATTGGCTATGTTATTGGGCAAATTAACTAATAAGTTAAAAGCGATTAAAAAACACAAAGTGCCTACTACAGCAATAGTAAAATTAGCGGTTTCGGCGGTGTGCTTGGCAATATCACTTTTTACTTTAATGGCATTCATATTGAGCTTCATAATCTCAAAAATCGTCTGCCTGATTCGCGCTTTAATGGTTTCGCTGTTTTGGTTTTCTTTCAGTATATTAAAATCAGATTGTAATTTTTGAGTAACTTGATCTTCATTTACTTCCGTAATATTAGCCATTTGTTTTTTTAGGTTCAATTCAAAAATAGCCGCTGCTTTTTCTTTTTGAATAGGCATTGCGTCTATTGAAAGCAGCATATTACGCGCATATTCTAAGGTATTATAATTGGCCGTTAGAATGTTTCCCGTATCTTTTTTAATTGAAAATACAGAGTAGGAACTAACCAAGGAAAGTATAAAGATTAATATAAATAATAAGCCAACGCCTAAATTTAATTTAGTTTTAATTCTCATATTAAGAAAGTATTACAAGATCAACATTTGATTTCGCCAGCTTATTTAATAGCTTTCTGAAAATTGTTGTTGACAAAATTACCTTAAATAAACTAAAATGTGGTTTTCCAATACAAACAGTTGTGATGTTTTTTTGAGCAACTATCTTTAGTATTGTTTCACTGATGTTTGTATCCTCAACTTTGATGACTTCTGCACCTAATTGAGTGGCCAATTTGAAATTATTGATAAGATGACGTTGTTTGTCTAATGCTATTTTGTCGGAACTTTCTCTTGGTGTTTCTACATACAATACATACCAGCTCCCGTTGTAATAACTAGCTAATCGTGCTGCTTTTCGTATGACCACTTTTGCTGTTTTGTCATTGCTACTTATGCAGGACAATAGTTTTTCCTGTCTTAGCGTATGTTGTTGTGTTATTTCTGTTTCAACTTTTCG from Flavobacterium nitratireducens includes:
- the menA gene encoding 1,4-dihydroxy-2-naphthoate octaprenyltransferase: MKHWIEAARLRTLPLSVSGIIVGSMYALANPTDAILTPTEVFNWRLFGFAILTTLGLQILSNFANDYGDGMKGTDNEDRIGPKRAIQSGVISPAAMKRAIVITSFLTLLSAIALIYYAFGYEHLYYSIFYLVLGILAILSAIRYTVGNTAYGYRGYGDLFVFIFFGLVSTLGVNFLYSKEAEPLLILPAMAVGFLSVGVLNLNNMRDEASDKKGGKNTIVVKIGGEKAKKYHYFLVGGAMFLVFLFAVLFDLYADPYPGQINFDLYLFLVAYFPLIKHLIRVSKNKEPRDLDPELKKLALSTFALSVLLSLCMIYFFSDIIVNAFLGGR
- a CDS encoding metal-dependent hydrolase, which translates into the protein MKITYYGHAALGIKVGGKHIIVDPFISANPLAEHIDINELKADYILITHAHGDHVLDVEAIAQRTGAVVVSNAEIAGHYAAKGFQAHPMNHGGSWNFDFGKVKYVNAVHSSSFPDGTYGGNPGGFVIEGEHKNIYIAGDTALTMDMKLIPMRTKLDLAIFPIGDNFTMDVQDAILASDFVECDKVLGYHYDTFGYIKIDHKAAIQAFFDKGKDLMLLEIGDSIEL
- a CDS encoding CvfB family protein, with translation MLKIGKYNNLTILRDTKVGLFLGNPETDPEGIHDVLLPNKYVPKVFEIGEEIVVFVYLDHEQRPVATTLEPYILLNEFALLRVNYINQVGAFMDWGMEKDILVPFKEQARPMEKGKRYLVYLYMDQKTNRLVASSKTNQFLSNDELTVEKGEEVDLIVSHITEIGINVIINEKHKGLLYKDEVYDDSIRTGDRMCGYIKNIRPDHKIDVSLQKLGYEGVEPNADKILDELRASRGFLRLNDNSHPEDIKTVLKMSKKTFKKAIGALYKEKLIEIKEDGIYLVKE
- a CDS encoding o-succinylbenzoate synthase produces the protein MKATYHNYILNFKRPSGTSRGVMTDKETWFLVLEKDGKKGIGECGILRGLSADDRPDYEEKLQWTCANIHLGKDVLWEALIEFPSIQFGVEMAFLSLASETPFLLFPSAFTNGEKSIDINGLIWMGEAAFMKEQIEEKLAQGFRCVKLKIGAIDFEKELELLRYIRQYFTPEQVEIRVDANGAFGLDEALDKLNKLSVFQLHSIEQPIQKNNTDRMSELCKTTPFPIALDEELIGVFSLEEKEQLLQKIKPQYIILKPSFVGGFKGTQEWISLAEKYQIGWWITSALESNIGLNAIAQWTYTLQNPMPQGLGTGALYTNNFDCPLEVSAGQLWYKTNKNWDFYFDQLAVL
- a CDS encoding tetratricopeptide repeat protein; amino-acid sequence: MKKIIFVLFVSIFCQSVFAQKTGYWDKERATYKEIMVSARDRIVVETDDFPAGTTELIYRITLLDDNQKMAGSLVSVLKSIPDPTGISQGSAGAVFLMSKISGDDKCKYAIFSKSDLAKNYGTTGETVDACLVQNTAISKDAKRLSIDKSACLKSNAAKLYFGFESSNWIMKQKIVLEVVPWVDAKLSRGWTLENRKNIISQCKTSALARKMANSDDFCVCIAEKIQKQYTFQEFQKLLPMEQTKAYKDFGASCFEETGIAKTVFNDLRTKASNSVKNGDYSAAIKTYNEIVNQGKATATDYANLGNSYLLTKQYAKAIKVLKEGEKKDDTELLVKINLAHAYLLNGEFAKAKSIYKEYQNQNVTDNLSWTQKIKDDFQAFAKAGIQNDNFDKILKLIK